A section of the Rhizobium sp. BG4 genome encodes:
- a CDS encoding ATP-binding protein encodes MSSSTTPQETNTTEERIRRFLAVASHDLQSPLRHIAMYSEILLEDLEGRISADEKQSLTTILDKVQTAQRLTKALMTFAAGTPQVARESVNLNAAAQTAWDEAIAEVPGTDATLVHGELPELRTDGALLTAVLRQLFANAIFHGERDALRVEVTAARDGSTLVIAVADNGHGIDPDHQGRIFEAFWKLPKPGRIAGPGLGLSISRELITAMDGTLDLASSSENGSRFEIRLPA; translated from the coding sequence ATGTCATCCAGCACGACGCCGCAGGAGACGAACACTACCGAGGAGCGCATCCGCCGCTTCCTCGCAGTCGCATCGCACGACCTGCAGTCGCCGCTCCGTCATATCGCCATGTATTCGGAAATCCTGCTTGAGGATCTCGAAGGCAGGATCAGCGCCGACGAAAAGCAGAGCCTGACGACCATTCTCGACAAGGTGCAGACGGCACAGCGGCTGACGAAGGCGCTGATGACCTTTGCCGCGGGTACGCCGCAGGTGGCGCGCGAGAGCGTCAATCTCAACGCCGCTGCACAAACGGCATGGGATGAGGCGATTGCCGAGGTTCCCGGTACCGATGCGACCCTCGTTCACGGCGAGTTGCCGGAACTGCGCACCGACGGCGCGCTGCTGACCGCGGTGCTGAGGCAGCTATTCGCGAATGCGATTTTTCATGGCGAGCGGGATGCCCTGCGGGTGGAGGTGACGGCAGCGCGGGATGGGTCCACGCTGGTCATCGCCGTTGCGGACAATGGACACGGCATCGATCCTGATCATCAGGGGCGCATCTTCGAAGCCTTCTGGAAGCTGCCGAAGCCGGGCCGCATTGCGGGTCCGGGGCTCGGGCTGTCTATCTCGCGCGAGCTGATCACTGCTATGGACGGAACACTCGATCTCGCAAGCTCATCCGAGAATGGCAGCCGGTTCGAAATCCGCCTGCCCGCCTGA
- a CDS encoding response regulator — MTAEARAAGTVKVLFVDDEFIEFRSLKKKIGSLSEPAVDVEYAQSVGDAVDKMKSVKFDLILLDNRLLPNADFRETVPELRGIGYTGPIGVISTDISDGYFQQFPDYGVDFRIGKDEMDARTLQYIIREYVTYDVPDFWKDDYNI; from the coding sequence ATGACAGCCGAGGCCAGAGCCGCGGGGACCGTCAAGGTCCTGTTCGTGGACGACGAGTTCATCGAGTTCCGCTCGCTGAAAAAGAAGATCGGCAGCCTGTCGGAGCCGGCGGTCGATGTCGAATATGCCCAGTCGGTGGGCGATGCCGTCGACAAGATGAAGAGCGTCAAGTTCGACCTGATCCTGCTCGACAACCGCCTGCTGCCGAATGCCGATTTCCGCGAGACGGTGCCGGAATTGCGCGGCATCGGCTATACCGGCCCGATCGGCGTGATCTCGACGGATATTTCCGACGGCTATTTCCAGCAGTTTCCGGATTACGGCGTCGATTTCCGCATCGGCAAAGACGAGATGGATGCACGCACGCTGCAATACATCATCCGCGAATACGTGACCTACGACGTCCCCGACTTCTGGAAGGACGACTACAACATCTAA
- a CDS encoding helix-turn-helix transcriptional regulator — translation MTNAAAVPFHTGPELNRAINRTDFFRLFKAASHHYHFDNFALAKISEAAAPFGEREIVITNIAERRASLFIQTLKEALGTIKAKSAQFLTTPVFGKSAQLEGYPADLVFNEFNGNTFLFIPLFTPEGRRYCLVLSGIRQEPDQSEIADVLLDVMRIFDKLYEEILTQEMTGRLTQREAEIVKWTSEGKTSAEIAIILGLSEHTVNSHITAAVRKLDAVNRVHMVAIALRNGLVS, via the coding sequence ATGACCAACGCAGCGGCTGTTCCTTTTCATACTGGGCCCGAGCTGAACCGGGCCATCAACCGCACCGATTTCTTCCGCCTGTTCAAGGCGGCGTCGCACCATTATCACTTCGACAATTTCGCATTGGCGAAGATTTCTGAAGCCGCCGCCCCGTTCGGTGAGCGCGAAATCGTCATCACCAATATCGCCGAGCGCCGCGCCAGCCTGTTCATCCAGACGCTTAAGGAAGCGCTGGGAACGATCAAGGCCAAGTCCGCGCAGTTCCTGACGACGCCGGTCTTCGGCAAGAGCGCCCAGCTGGAAGGCTATCCGGCCGATCTGGTGTTCAACGAGTTCAACGGCAACACTTTCCTCTTCATCCCGCTCTTCACGCCCGAGGGCCGCCGCTACTGTCTGGTGCTCAGCGGCATTCGCCAGGAGCCGGACCAGAGCGAGATCGCCGATGTCCTCCTCGATGTCATGCGCATCTTCGACAAGCTGTACGAGGAAATCTTGACCCAGGAAATGACTGGACGTCTGACGCAGCGCGAGGCCGAGATCGTCAAGTGGACGAGCGAAGGCAAGACCTCTGCCGAGATCGCCATCATTCTTGGCCTCTCCGAGCATACGGTGAATTCGCATATCACCGCTGCGGTGCGGAAACTCGATGCGGTCAATCGCGTTCATATGGTTGCGATAGCGCTGAGAAACGGGCTCGTTTCGTGA
- a CDS encoding response regulator, giving the protein MPLIFYIDDSKDDLFYLDYMRRKNVLKADLVTFSQPQEAWEMLQARHGKGEPIPDLLIADLYMPLDGGLLLIRQISQDPRFAGIRLGVCSGSDAEEDRQRSLAAGAHVFFLKPLNPEDIPLG; this is encoded by the coding sequence ATGCCTTTGATATTCTACATCGATGATAGCAAGGATGATCTTTTCTATCTCGACTACATGCGCCGCAAGAACGTGCTGAAGGCGGATCTCGTCACCTTTTCCCAGCCGCAGGAGGCGTGGGAAATGCTGCAAGCGCGCCATGGAAAAGGCGAGCCGATACCTGATCTGCTGATCGCCGATCTCTACATGCCGCTCGATGGCGGGCTGCTTTTGATCCGGCAGATCAGTCAGGATCCGCGATTCGCAGGCATCAGGCTGGGTGTCTGCAGCGGCTCGGATGCGGAAGAAGACCGCCAGCGTTCGCTGGCAGCCGGCGCTCATGTGTTTTTCCTGAAGCCTTTGAATCCTGAAGATATTCCGCTCGGTTGA
- a CDS encoding PAS domain S-box protein, translating into MWAEAAGKSRDDERKKKRYRATALTVSSLIGLLGIAAIAGWLLEVEVIVSVVPDFPAMAFNTALCFILSGFALAGSVSTRRRFNIAASVFAAGVIAITLIRFSEIIALGRTSHLVDRLLTNLLVSQEFSDLIGGGMGPNTALIFLIGNVALFATLNWKDERAPLVQELTSYVAITLGMIAFAAYITSAEHGYRWGPYAAMALHTSIGMMVFGGGLLASAWWRQPQGGASVPLWIPGVICFTGLLADLYTPLGVANGILYVPLVLTALWFGNRKAPLFFAFVCTILILLGFFAVSHPDDILWQEIANRTVTIAMLWLIAYLVHHYMRNSASLETERIRFSSLVRNTPDAVITMDERGVISSFNPAAEQMFGYTPAEALGKNIKMLMPEPYHSEHDGYLSRYRQTGEERIIGTTRMVSGRRKNGAAFPLDLSVSVVPTGGSRTFVGIVRDISERIRQEERLKTMVGQLEAYTADLERSNQDLDEFAYIASHDLKEPLRGLHNHSRFLLEDYEQQLDEDGVRRLNRLVRLSQRMEKLVNDLLYFSRIGRQQLAVKRTDINLVVKDVVGTLEVFLEERNAQVTTDGELPEVVCDATRLTEVFRNLVTNAVKYNDKAEPLVTIGYLDHYRGKDGSGASDVFFVRDNGKGIAPEFYEDIFRIFKRLEKSRDSDDGTGAGLTFVRKIIARHNGEIWLESELGTGTTFYFTLGSKREDQNAAA; encoded by the coding sequence GTGTGGGCTGAAGCCGCTGGCAAATCGCGGGACGACGAGCGGAAGAAGAAGCGCTATCGGGCGACAGCACTGACCGTCAGCAGCTTGATCGGGCTGCTCGGTATCGCCGCGATTGCCGGCTGGTTGCTCGAGGTCGAGGTGATCGTCTCGGTGGTGCCGGACTTTCCGGCGATGGCCTTCAACACGGCGCTCTGCTTCATCCTCTCCGGCTTCGCGCTCGCCGGCTCGGTCTCGACCAGGCGGCGCTTCAATATCGCGGCCTCGGTGTTTGCCGCCGGCGTCATTGCGATCACGCTGATCCGCTTCAGCGAAATCATCGCACTCGGACGAACCTCACATCTCGTCGATCGGTTGCTCACCAATCTTCTGGTTTCCCAGGAATTCTCCGACCTGATCGGCGGCGGCATGGGGCCAAATACGGCGCTGATCTTCCTGATCGGCAATGTCGCGCTGTTTGCGACGCTGAACTGGAAGGACGAGCGGGCGCCGCTCGTCCAGGAACTGACGAGCTATGTGGCGATCACGCTCGGGATGATCGCCTTTGCCGCCTATATCACCAGCGCCGAGCATGGCTACCGGTGGGGCCCCTATGCGGCGATGGCGCTGCACACGTCGATCGGCATGATGGTGTTCGGCGGCGGGTTGCTGGCGAGCGCCTGGTGGCGGCAGCCGCAGGGTGGCGCCAGCGTGCCGCTCTGGATCCCCGGCGTCATCTGCTTCACCGGCCTGCTCGCCGACCTCTATACGCCGCTCGGCGTTGCCAACGGCATTCTCTATGTCCCCCTGGTGCTGACGGCGCTCTGGTTCGGCAATCGCAAGGCACCGCTGTTCTTCGCCTTCGTCTGCACCATCCTGATCCTGCTCGGCTTCTTTGCCGTCAGCCACCCGGACGACATTCTCTGGCAGGAAATCGCCAATCGCACGGTCACCATCGCGATGCTGTGGCTGATCGCCTATCTGGTGCATCACTATATGCGCAACAGCGCGAGCCTGGAGACCGAGCGCATCCGCTTCAGCTCGCTGGTGCGCAACACGCCGGATGCCGTCATCACCATGGACGAGCGCGGGGTGATCTCGAGCTTCAATCCGGCCGCGGAACAGATGTTCGGCTATACGCCGGCCGAAGCGCTGGGCAAGAATATCAAGATGCTCATGCCGGAGCCCTATCACTCCGAGCATGACGGTTATCTCAGCCGTTACCGGCAGACCGGCGAGGAACGGATCATCGGCACGACCCGCATGGTCTCCGGCCGGCGCAAGAATGGCGCTGCCTTTCCGCTCGATCTCTCCGTCAGCGTCGTGCCGACCGGTGGTTCGCGCACCTTTGTCGGCATCGTGCGCGATATCAGCGAGCGCATTCGCCAGGAGGAGCGGCTGAAGACCATGGTCGGCCAGCTTGAGGCCTATACGGCCGATCTGGAGCGCAGCAACCAGGATCTCGACGAATTCGCCTATATCGCCTCGCATGACCTGAAGGAGCCGCTGCGCGGGCTGCACAATCACTCCCGCTTCCTGCTCGAAGATTACGAGCAGCAGCTGGACGAGGATGGCGTGCGGCGTCTGAACCGCCTCGTTCGCCTCAGCCAGCGGATGGAGAAGCTCGTCAACGACCTGCTCTATTTCTCCCGCATCGGCCGGCAGCAGCTGGCGGTGAAACGCACCGACATCAACCTCGTGGTCAAGGATGTCGTCGGCACGCTCGAAGTGTTCCTGGAGGAGCGCAATGCGCAGGTGACGACGGATGGGGAGCTTCCCGAGGTGGTCTGCGACGCGACGCGGCTGACCGAGGTGTTCCGCAACCTCGTGACCAACGCCGTCAAATACAACGACAAGGCCGAGCCGCTGGTAACGATCGGCTATCTCGATCATTACCGTGGCAAGGACGGCTCGGGGGCAAGCGACGTGTTCTTCGTGCGGGACAATGGCAAGGGCATCGCACCGGAATTCTACGAAGACATTTTCCGCATTTTCAAACGCCTGGAAAAATCGCGGGATTCGGATGATGGGACCGGAGCCGGTCTGACCTTCGTGCGCAAGATCATCGCCCGCCACAATGGCGAGATCTGGCTCGAGTCCGAGCTCGGGACAGGCACGACATTCTATTTTACGCTGGGAAGCAAACGAGAGGACCAGAATGCAGCCGCGTGA
- a CDS encoding response regulator, which produces MQPRDMQPILIVEDSEDDFEATMRAFKRTNLRNPIRWAASGQEALDALAEMNPRPGLVLLDLNMPGLDGRKTLEAIKSNAHWRKIPVVILTTSDDERDIEGCYALGANTYVQKPVDLDGLFAAIQRLKEYWFEIAILPHED; this is translated from the coding sequence ATGCAGCCGCGTGACATGCAGCCGATCCTGATTGTCGAGGACAGCGAGGACGACTTCGAGGCGACGATGCGCGCCTTCAAGCGCACCAACCTGCGAAACCCCATCCGCTGGGCGGCATCCGGCCAGGAAGCGCTCGACGCGCTGGCGGAGATGAACCCGCGTCCCGGCCTGGTTTTACTCGACCTGAACATGCCAGGCCTCGATGGGCGCAAGACGCTTGAAGCCATCAAGTCCAATGCGCATTGGCGCAAGATCCCGGTCGTGATCCTGACGACATCCGACGACGAGCGCGATATCGAGGGCTGCTATGCGCTCGGCGCCAATACCTATGTGCAGAAGCCCGTGGATCTGGACGGGCTGTTCGCCGCCATCCAGCGGCTGAAGGAATACTGGTTCGAGATTGCCATCCTGCCGCACGAGGACTGA
- a CDS encoding response regulator codes for MAEDCPVLIIDDNIDDREVYRRMLSRVAGMNYIVSEAETGDQGIKLAESKRPSCILLDYSLPGRDGLGVLAEILKRDPTANVIMLTGQGNETVAVEVMKNGARDYLTKDSLSPESLHRCIQSAVMHGALEMKLEQKRQSLEIFTRAMAHDLKEPLRTIKSFSKILHGSAALPTEDRELLDYILSAADHMEDLIVKVSGFTKLEVSGDLEMKPVSIAAVLDQVEDNLHQQMESRQATIVRGELPEVMGDGTLLIQVMQNLISNAIRYCEDQRPEVRVTAEAADGGLCRLLVSDNGPGIDPEHRELIFQPFKRLVGRGIEGTGLGLAICRRIAQLHGGAIWCEAKTGRGATFVLELPLARSMPATAARGAEAQAARVSEQSADTGGRLAEVLLVEDSPADIQLLKLKLMRREKVSFNLHVATNGREAMRLLEDRAGNVSQPPMDLMLLDINMPIMDGFEVLNALSADARFKEIPVCILSTSSDEGDMQRAKDLGALAYMIKPPTLQQLEQALEGVDSLELQPRGDALVLCAEQSRQSPTALV; via the coding sequence TTGGCGGAAGACTGCCCGGTACTGATCATCGACGACAATATCGACGACCGCGAGGTCTACCGGCGGATGCTCTCGCGCGTCGCCGGCATGAACTATATCGTCTCGGAAGCCGAAACCGGCGACCAGGGGATCAAGCTCGCCGAGAGCAAGAGGCCGAGCTGCATCCTGCTCGACTATTCGCTGCCAGGCCGCGACGGCCTCGGCGTGCTGGCGGAAATCCTCAAGCGCGACCCGACAGCCAATGTCATCATGCTGACCGGCCAGGGCAACGAGACCGTTGCCGTCGAGGTGATGAAAAACGGCGCGCGCGATTATCTGACGAAGGATTCGCTTTCGCCTGAATCCCTGCATCGCTGCATCCAGAGCGCCGTCATGCATGGCGCGCTGGAGATGAAGCTGGAGCAGAAGCGCCAGTCGCTGGAGATCTTCACCCGTGCCATGGCGCATGACCTGAAGGAGCCGCTGAGGACCATCAAGTCGTTCAGCAAGATCCTGCATGGCTCGGCAGCGCTTCCGACGGAAGACCGCGAGCTGCTCGACTACATCCTGAGCGCCGCCGACCACATGGAAGACCTGATCGTCAAGGTTTCCGGCTTCACCAAGCTGGAGGTCTCCGGCGATCTGGAGATGAAGCCGGTGTCGATCGCCGCCGTGCTCGACCAGGTCGAGGACAACCTGCATCAACAGATGGAAAGCCGCCAGGCAACGATCGTGCGCGGCGAGCTGCCGGAGGTGATGGGTGACGGGACGCTGCTGATCCAGGTGATGCAGAACCTGATCTCCAACGCCATCCGCTATTGCGAGGATCAGCGGCCCGAAGTGCGGGTGACCGCCGAGGCGGCCGACGGCGGGCTCTGCCGCCTGCTCGTCAGCGACAATGGCCCCGGCATCGATCCCGAGCATCGCGAACTGATTTTCCAGCCTTTCAAGCGGCTGGTCGGACGCGGTATCGAGGGAACCGGGCTTGGCCTTGCGATCTGCCGGCGTATCGCCCAGCTGCATGGCGGGGCGATCTGGTGCGAGGCAAAGACCGGGCGTGGGGCGACCTTCGTGCTCGAACTGCCGCTGGCGCGGAGCATGCCTGCCACCGCTGCCCGCGGTGCCGAGGCACAGGCGGCACGCGTCTCCGAGCAGAGCGCCGATACGGGTGGCCGCCTTGCCGAGGTGCTGCTCGTCGAGGACAGCCCGGCCGATATCCAGCTTCTCAAACTGAAGCTGATGCGGCGTGAAAAGGTGAGCTTCAACCTGCATGTGGCGACGAACGGGCGCGAGGCGATGCGGCTTCTGGAGGATCGGGCGGGCAACGTTTCGCAGCCGCCGATGGACCTGATGCTGCTCGATATCAACATGCCGATCATGGACGGTTTCGAGGTGCTGAACGCGCTTTCGGCGGACGCGCGCTTCAAGGAAATACCGGTTTGCATCCTGAGCACATCGAGCGACGAAGGCGACATGCAGAGGGCCAAAGACCTCGGCGCTCTCGCCTATATGATCAAGCCGCCGACGCTCCAGCAGTTGGAGCAGGCGCTCGAAGGCGTCGACAGTTTGGAATTGCAGCCGCGCGGTGATGCCCTAGTTCTTTGTGCAGAACAATCGAGGCAATCTCCAACGGCACTGGTATGA
- a CDS encoding VOC family protein has protein sequence MISGIHHITAITRKVQANVDFYAGFLGIRLVKQTAGFEDETQLHLFYGDGEGTPGSLLTFLAWEDGSQGRAGFGQISEIALAIDPTSIGYWLTRAMSFGIRMEGPADEFGEPVLRFKDPDNIILKLAGNKDLKTAAAWTDGPVPIEHAVQRVRGATMLTETPAESRAFIESHFGYRFQENKGAIDRLVSDSGDVIDVRNAKGFWSGAPGTGAIDHVAFRAADEAELKAVHDALASSTDSATNMHDRKYFKSLYVREPGGTLIELATDKPGMTIDEPAPTLGTKLFLPPKDSIKDLKDLKVILPQFSMPGEPRVNYRELPFVHRFYTPPDPDGSVFVLLHGSGGNETTLMPLLHKVAPRATLLGVRGRATEEGFPRWYKRITPFSFDQDDIKNEAEAFAAFIDGAVKSYGLDPKKIVYVGYSNGANLLNSLIYLHPSLIHKAVLLRSMPVLTNYPHADLKGTDLLVISGKTDAYGKYASELEGRLKTSGATVDSDVIPGGHDLGDADVPIIQQWLLRENQ, from the coding sequence ATGATTTCTGGCATACATCACATCACCGCCATCACCCGCAAAGTGCAGGCGAATGTCGATTTCTATGCCGGTTTCCTCGGTATCCGGCTCGTCAAGCAGACCGCAGGTTTCGAGGACGAAACCCAGCTGCATCTCTTCTATGGCGATGGCGAGGGCACGCCCGGCTCGCTGCTGACCTTCCTTGCCTGGGAAGACGGCTCACAGGGACGCGCCGGCTTCGGCCAGATCAGCGAGATCGCGCTGGCGATCGACCCGACGAGCATCGGCTACTGGCTGACGCGGGCCATGAGCTTCGGCATCCGCATGGAAGGGCCGGCCGATGAATTCGGCGAGCCGGTACTGCGCTTCAAGGACCCCGACAACATCATCCTCAAGCTTGCCGGCAACAAGGATCTGAAGACGGCGGCGGCCTGGACGGACGGACCTGTTCCCATCGAGCACGCCGTGCAGCGCGTGCGCGGCGCGACCATGCTGACCGAGACGCCGGCCGAAAGCCGCGCTTTCATCGAGAGCCATTTCGGCTATCGCTTCCAGGAAAACAAGGGCGCCATCGACCGGCTGGTTTCGGATTCCGGCGATGTCATCGATGTTCGCAACGCGAAGGGTTTCTGGTCGGGGGCGCCGGGCACCGGTGCGATCGATCACGTGGCTTTCCGCGCCGCGGATGAGGCCGAACTGAAAGCCGTTCATGACGCGCTTGCCAGTTCGACGGACTCGGCGACCAACATGCATGACCGGAAGTATTTCAAATCGCTCTATGTGCGCGAACCCGGTGGCACGCTGATCGAGCTTGCGACCGACAAGCCCGGGATGACGATCGATGAGCCGGCACCGACACTCGGCACCAAGCTGTTCCTGCCGCCGAAGGATTCGATCAAGGACCTGAAGGACCTCAAGGTCATCCTGCCGCAATTCTCGATGCCGGGCGAACCGCGCGTGAATTACCGCGAACTGCCCTTCGTGCACCGCTTCTACACGCCGCCGGATCCGGATGGCAGCGTCTTCGTGCTGCTGCACGGGTCGGGCGGTAACGAGACGACGTTGATGCCGCTGTTGCACAAGGTTGCCCCGCGAGCGACGCTGCTTGGCGTGCGCGGCCGCGCCACCGAGGAAGGCTTCCCGCGCTGGTACAAGCGCATCACACCCTTCTCCTTCGATCAGGACGACATCAAGAACGAGGCGGAAGCCTTCGCGGCGTTCATCGATGGCGCCGTCAAATCCTACGGGCTCGACCCGAAGAAGATCGTCTATGTCGGCTATTCCAACGGCGCGAACCTTCTGAACTCGCTGATCTACCTGCACCCCTCGCTCATTCACAAAGCGGTGCTGCTGCGCTCCATGCCCGTCTTGACCAACTATCCGCATGCCGACCTGAAGGGCACCGACCTGCTCGTCATCAGCGGCAAGACAGACGCCTATGGCAAATATGCGAGCGAGCTGGAAGGGCGGCTGAAGACCTCGGGCGCGACGGTCGATTCGGACGTTATCCCCGGCGGGCACGATCTCGGCGACGCCGACGTGCCGATTATCCAGCAATGGCTGCTCAGAGAAAACCAGTAA
- a CDS encoding glycosyltransferase family A protein yields MNCLDAIANAARLSGDLQLELVFVDNGSTDDTSEVFRRWAAVAPLHTNLIYETLPGLANARNSGIAAAVGRLLAFTDDDCEVLPDYFTVIAGLFAADQGIVMRGGRVELGDVRDLPVTIKTEREPAVLTNELHAGGFIHGCNMVFPRALVDQVGQFDPRFGAGATFRSGEDTDYIHRAFNAGIRVEYVPELEVKHFHGRRKVEDIHRLHAGYAFGNGALYAKYLFDKRSNMRGMLRWDIRQAVREALGGQPMSKEMGLTYRRQLRDNLTGMLAYWRSTRGKTPVAART; encoded by the coding sequence TTGAACTGCCTGGATGCGATTGCAAATGCCGCCCGTCTGTCGGGCGATTTGCAGTTGGAGCTCGTCTTCGTCGATAACGGATCGACAGACGATACGTCGGAAGTATTCCGCCGCTGGGCCGCGGTCGCGCCCCTGCATACCAATCTCATCTATGAGACATTGCCGGGGCTTGCCAATGCCCGCAATAGCGGGATCGCCGCGGCCGTCGGACGGCTTCTTGCGTTTACCGACGACGATTGCGAAGTGCTGCCCGACTATTTCACCGTGATCGCCGGTCTGTTTGCGGCTGACCAGGGCATCGTCATGCGCGGCGGCCGGGTGGAGCTCGGCGATGTCCGCGATCTGCCTGTCACGATCAAGACCGAGCGCGAACCGGCAGTGCTAACGAACGAACTCCATGCCGGTGGCTTCATCCATGGCTGTAACATGGTGTTTCCGCGCGCCCTCGTCGATCAGGTCGGCCAGTTCGATCCGCGCTTCGGCGCCGGAGCGACGTTCCGCTCGGGCGAGGACACCGATTACATCCACCGCGCCTTCAATGCCGGCATTCGCGTCGAATATGTTCCAGAGCTCGAGGTGAAGCATTTCCACGGCCGCCGCAAGGTCGAGGATATCCATCGCCTGCATGCCGGATACGCCTTCGGCAACGGCGCGCTCTACGCCAAATATCTGTTCGACAAGCGCTCGAACATGCGCGGAATGCTGCGCTGGGATATTCGCCAGGCGGTTCGCGAGGCGCTCGGCGGCCAGCCGATGAGCAAGGAGATGGGGCTGACCTATCGCCGCCAGCTCAGGGACAATCTGACCGGCATGCTCGCCTATTGGCGCAGCACGCGCGGCAAGACCCCGGTCGCAGCCCGCACCTGA
- a CDS encoding lipopolysaccharide biosynthesis protein yields MAEHAVAHADLKKKTALSVLWSVVRVAWSTIATFVIFVILARILGPGDFGTFALASLFVEIGRVLAYAGLGDAITRQLDLDEELADTCFWATVAFSAIVAAIVFVFAPYYGELVRDESVSGILRWLAPLLPVSSLAVIHNARLAREFGHKNLAAQSIAASLLSGITAVVCAYLGWGIWALVAQTAVNAAVTVVLGWVAYPWMPRLRFNVEKFRSVFLFSVSLVVTQLMWMLLARVQDIFISRWYGAVEVGRYRIAWRLIELIGQAVLAPIGSVSLVTLSRLQNDRVAFRNAYNKIVGAAALGTIPLLFGFGALSNDMIALLFGDKWGNAGDIATVLVLMSVPFVTNFFASSALSAVNRAESILSVAALQFAATLLLTWLLVPYGILAVAAGYVLRAWLTMPYQQYVLHRCAGIDSLGTFKAVALPFCGAAVMAVCVWFAHPVIAAHIQSRWLVLGFSIGLGAVIYLAFLPVFGRSAIRPYIALGKSLLPFGKRAEA; encoded by the coding sequence ATGGCAGAACATGCAGTTGCGCACGCCGACCTGAAAAAGAAGACGGCCCTTTCCGTCCTCTGGTCGGTGGTCCGCGTGGCCTGGAGCACGATCGCGACCTTCGTGATCTTCGTGATCCTGGCGCGCATTCTCGGCCCCGGCGATTTCGGTACCTTTGCGCTTGCCAGCCTCTTCGTCGAGATCGGTCGCGTGCTTGCCTATGCCGGGCTTGGCGATGCCATCACCCGGCAGCTCGACCTCGATGAGGAACTGGCCGACACCTGCTTCTGGGCGACCGTCGCCTTCAGCGCCATCGTGGCGGCGATCGTCTTCGTCTTCGCGCCCTATTACGGCGAGCTGGTTCGCGACGAATCCGTGTCCGGCATCCTGCGCTGGCTGGCGCCGCTGCTGCCGGTCTCCTCGCTTGCCGTCATCCACAATGCGCGCCTCGCCCGGGAGTTCGGTCACAAGAACCTTGCGGCGCAGAGTATTGCCGCCAGCCTTCTCTCCGGCATCACCGCCGTCGTCTGCGCCTATCTCGGCTGGGGCATCTGGGCGCTGGTGGCGCAGACCGCCGTCAATGCCGCGGTAACAGTCGTTCTCGGCTGGGTCGCCTATCCCTGGATGCCGCGCCTGCGCTTCAACGTCGAGAAGTTCCGCTCGGTCTTCCTGTTCAGCGTCAGCCTTGTCGTCACGCAGCTGATGTGGATGCTGCTGGCCCGCGTCCAGGACATTTTCATCTCGCGCTGGTACGGCGCCGTCGAAGTCGGCCGTTATCGTATCGCCTGGCGGCTGATTGAACTGATCGGCCAGGCCGTTCTGGCGCCGATCGGCAGCGTTTCGCTGGTAACGCTCTCGCGCCTGCAGAATGACCGCGTCGCCTTCCGCAATGCCTATAACAAGATCGTCGGCGCCGCGGCACTTGGCACCATTCCGCTGCTCTTCGGCTTCGGCGCCCTGTCGAACGACATGATCGCCCTGCTCTTCGGCGACAAATGGGGCAATGCCGGCGATATCGCCACCGTGCTGGTGCTGATGTCGGTGCCGTTCGTGACGAACTTCTTCGCCTCCTCGGCGCTCTCAGCCGTCAACCGCGCAGAGTCGATCCTTTCGGTCGCCGCCCTGCAGTTTGCCGCGACGCTGCTGCTGACGTGGCTGCTGGTGCCATACGGCATTCTCGCCGTTGCGGCCGGTTACGTCCTGCGCGCCTGGCTGACGATGCCCTATCAGCAATATGTGCTGCATCGCTGTGCCGGCATCGACTCGCTCGGCACCTTCAAGGCCGTGGCGCTGCCTTTCTGCGGTGCCGCCGTGATGGCCGTCTGCGTCTGGTTCGCGCACCCCGTCATTGCCGCTCATATCCAGAGCCGCTGGCTGGTGCTCGGGTTCAGCATCGGCCTTGGCGCCGTCATCTATCTCGCCTTCCTGCCGGTCTTCGGCAGATCCGCAATCCGCCCCTATATCGCGCTCGGCAAGTCATTGCTGCCGTTCGGGAAGCGGGCAGAGGCCTAG